A stretch of the Streptomyces sp. WMMB303 genome encodes the following:
- a CDS encoding phospholipase A2, with the protein MRARMLSAVPTGVLTASALLGALVAPGTAAAAAPARPAVGGSAVRPLPTGAPAEVLAAPARVVRRATPAVREAPADPAIRAEADRLMKLTYREFAAVRHSPPFNWTTDGCSVPTGLFPYSEVFRPACVQHDFGYRNYGGNHELGLDPTRATKNWIDSRFRTEMRRICDDRYSAAGRHRNCRRAADTYYTGVRIGGDKAFF; encoded by the coding sequence ATGCGCGCAAGGATGCTGTCCGCCGTCCCGACGGGAGTGCTCACAGCGTCCGCGCTGCTGGGTGCCCTCGTCGCGCCGGGCACCGCCGCGGCCGCCGCCCCCGCGCGGCCCGCCGTCGGCGGCTCGGCGGTCCGGCCGCTGCCGACCGGGGCACCGGCGGAAGTCCTCGCCGCGCCCGCCCGCGTGGTCCGTAGGGCCACTCCGGCGGTCCGCGAGGCCCCGGCCGACCCCGCAATCCGGGCCGAGGCCGACCGGCTGATGAAGCTCACCTACCGGGAGTTCGCGGCGGTCCGCCACTCGCCCCCGTTCAACTGGACCACCGACGGCTGCTCCGTCCCGACCGGCCTGTTCCCCTACAGCGAGGTCTTCCGCCCCGCCTGCGTCCAGCACGACTTCGGGTACCGCAACTACGGCGGCAACCACGAACTCGGGCTGGACCCCACCCGCGCCACGAAGAACTGGATCGACAGCCGGTTCCGCACCGAGATGCGGCGGATCTGCGACGACCGGTACTCGGCCGCGGGGCGTCACCGCAACTGCCGCCGCGCGGCCGACACCTACTACACCGGGGTGCGGATCGGCGGCGACAAAGCCTTCTTCTAG
- a CDS encoding ATP-dependent DNA ligase: MRLVPPLAPMTARTVEAVPRAGGLAYEAKWDGYRVLLFARAETPRLQSRRGNDLGAGFPDILRAAADLGEEAVMDGELVVIEDGAVDFGVLQSRARRTGPRAEAAAAAHPAHFIAFDLLQLGDEVTMGRPYRERRALLEEIFTRLDLQPPWALCPMTTDPDRAREWLDPAWGAVGVEGMVVKGLGQPYRPGERGWRKLRARATTEAVIGAVTGPETAPDMLLLGRNDPDGVLRMVAQSTPVTSALRREIGPLLAPAAPGHPWEHARFRSGWGTRDILAHRCVAPELVVEFEADVAFDEGRWRHPVRVRRLLRDAAPGEIPRFPSGPAD; the protein is encoded by the coding sequence ATGCGCCTCGTCCCGCCCCTGGCCCCGATGACGGCCCGCACGGTGGAGGCGGTGCCCCGCGCCGGGGGCCTCGCCTACGAGGCCAAGTGGGACGGCTACCGGGTGCTGCTGTTCGCCCGAGCCGAGACGCCCCGCCTCCAGTCCCGCCGCGGCAACGACCTCGGTGCCGGGTTCCCGGACATCCTGCGGGCCGCCGCCGACCTCGGCGAGGAGGCGGTCATGGACGGGGAACTGGTGGTGATCGAGGACGGCGCGGTCGACTTCGGCGTGCTCCAGTCCCGGGCCCGGCGTACCGGGCCCCGTGCCGAGGCCGCGGCCGCCGCGCACCCGGCCCACTTCATCGCCTTCGACCTGCTGCAGCTCGGCGACGAGGTGACCATGGGCCGCCCCTACCGGGAGCGCCGCGCCCTGCTGGAGGAGATCTTCACCCGCCTCGACCTGCAGCCGCCCTGGGCGCTGTGCCCGATGACCACCGACCCGGACCGGGCCCGCGAGTGGCTCGACCCGGCCTGGGGCGCGGTCGGCGTCGAGGGCATGGTCGTCAAGGGGCTGGGACAGCCCTACCGCCCCGGCGAGCGCGGCTGGCGCAAGCTGCGGGCACGCGCCACCACCGAGGCCGTGATCGGCGCGGTCACCGGCCCCGAGACCGCGCCGGACATGCTGCTGCTGGGCCGCAACGACCCGGACGGGGTGCTGCGGATGGTGGCGCAGAGCACCCCGGTCACCTCCGCGCTGCGCCGCGAGATCGGCCCGCTGCTCGCCCCCGCGGCCCCCGGCCACCCCTGGGAGCACGCCCGGTTCCGGTCCGGCTGGGGCACCCGGGACATCCTCGCGCACCGCTGCGTCGCCCCCGAACTGGTCGTCGAGTTCGAGGCGGACGTCGCCTTCGACGAGGGCCGCTGGCGCCACCCGGTACGGGTCCGCCGGCTGCTCCGCGACGCCGCGCCCGGAGAGATCCCGCGCTTCCCCTCCGGCCCCGCCGACTGA
- the tdh gene encoding L-threonine 3-dehydrogenase produces the protein MKALVKEKAEPGLWLADVPEPETGPGEVLIQVERTGICGTDLHIRAWDGWARQAVSAPLVVGHEFTGEVVETGRDVTGIKPGDRVSGEGHLVCGTCRNCLAGRRHLCRATVGLGVGRDGAFAQYVALPAENVWVHRTPVDPDIAAIFDPFGNAVHTALSFPLVGEDVLITGAGPIGLMAVAVARHAGARNVVVTDVSEERLELARTVGASLALNVSDAGIADGQRALGLREGFDVGLEMSGNPVALRDMLANMTHGGKIAMLGLPAEEFAVDWARIVTSMITLKGIYGREMFETWYAMSVLLEGGLDLAPVITGRYGYRDHEAAFDDAGRGRGGKVILDWTT, from the coding sequence GTGAAGGCGCTGGTCAAGGAGAAGGCCGAACCGGGACTGTGGCTGGCCGACGTGCCGGAGCCGGAGACCGGACCCGGCGAGGTGCTGATCCAGGTGGAGCGCACCGGGATCTGCGGCACCGATCTGCACATCCGCGCCTGGGACGGCTGGGCCCGGCAGGCGGTGTCCGCGCCGCTGGTGGTGGGACACGAGTTCACCGGTGAGGTCGTGGAGACCGGCCGGGACGTGACCGGCATCAAGCCCGGTGACCGGGTGAGCGGGGAGGGCCATCTGGTCTGCGGCACCTGCCGTAACTGCCTGGCCGGCCGGCGGCATCTGTGCCGGGCCACGGTCGGGCTCGGCGTGGGCCGCGACGGCGCCTTCGCCCAGTATGTGGCGCTGCCCGCGGAGAACGTGTGGGTGCACCGCACGCCGGTGGACCCGGACATCGCGGCGATCTTCGACCCGTTCGGCAACGCCGTGCACACCGCGCTGTCCTTCCCGCTGGTCGGCGAGGACGTGCTGATCACGGGCGCGGGGCCGATCGGTCTGATGGCGGTGGCCGTCGCCCGGCACGCGGGAGCGCGGAACGTCGTGGTCACGGACGTCAGCGAGGAGCGCCTGGAGCTGGCCCGCACGGTGGGTGCCTCGCTGGCGCTGAACGTCTCCGATGCGGGCATCGCCGACGGTCAGCGGGCGCTGGGGCTGCGCGAGGGATTCGACGTGGGCCTGGAGATGTCGGGCAACCCGGTGGCGCTGCGCGACATGCTGGCCAACATGACCCACGGCGGGAAGATCGCGATGCTCGGTCTGCCGGCCGAGGAGTTCGCGGTGGACTGGGCCCGGATCGTCACCTCCATGATCACGCTGAAGGGCATCTACGGCCGGGAGATGTTCGAGACCTGGTATGCGATGTCGGTGCTGCTGGAGGGCGGCCTCGACCTCGCTCCGGTGATCACCGGCCGGTACGGCTACCGCGACCACGAGGCCGCCTTCGACGACGCGGGGCGGGGGCGCGGCGGCAAGGTCATCCTCGACTGGACGACCTGA
- a CDS encoding glycine C-acetyltransferase: MFDSVRDQLRATLEEITAAGLHKPERVIGTPQSADVRVTGGGAEEREGEAVLNFCANNYLGLADHPEVIAAAHAALDRWGYGMASVRFICGTQEVHKELEERLSAFLGQEDTILYSSCFDANGGVFETLLGAEDAVISDALNHASIIDGIRLSKARRFRYANRDMADLEQQLKQAQDARRRLIVTDGVFSMDGYLAPLPEICDLAERYDAMVMVDDSHAVGFVGAGGRGTPELHGVMDRVDLITGTLGKALGGASGGYVAARAEIVALLRQRSRPYLFSNSLAPVITAASLKVLDLLESAGDLREKLDANTELFRRRMTEQGFEILPGSHAIVPVMIGDAAEAARMAELLLERGVYVIGFSYPVVPQGQARIRVQLSAAHSTEDVERAVAAFAASRAELTGAAGGQSLT, encoded by the coding sequence ATGTTCGACTCCGTACGCGACCAGTTGCGCGCCACCCTCGAAGAGATCACCGCCGCCGGACTGCACAAGCCGGAGCGGGTCATCGGCACGCCTCAGTCGGCCGACGTCCGGGTCACCGGCGGTGGAGCCGAGGAGCGGGAGGGAGAGGCGGTCCTCAACTTCTGCGCGAACAACTACCTGGGCCTGGCCGACCATCCCGAGGTGATCGCCGCCGCGCACGCGGCGCTGGACCGGTGGGGCTACGGGATGGCCTCGGTGCGCTTCATCTGCGGCACCCAGGAGGTGCACAAGGAGCTGGAGGAGCGGCTCTCGGCCTTCCTGGGCCAGGAGGACACCATCCTCTACTCGTCCTGCTTCGACGCGAACGGCGGCGTGTTCGAGACGCTGCTCGGCGCGGAGGACGCCGTCATCTCCGACGCGCTCAACCACGCCTCCATCATCGACGGCATCCGGCTCTCCAAGGCCCGGCGCTTCCGCTACGCCAACCGCGACATGGCGGATCTGGAGCAGCAGCTCAAGCAGGCGCAGGACGCGCGGCGGCGGCTGATCGTCACCGACGGCGTCTTCTCGATGGACGGCTATCTGGCACCGCTGCCGGAGATCTGCGACCTGGCCGAGCGCTACGACGCGATGGTGATGGTCGACGACTCGCACGCGGTCGGGTTCGTCGGGGCCGGGGGGCGCGGCACGCCCGAGCTGCACGGCGTGATGGACCGGGTGGACCTCATCACCGGCACTCTCGGTAAGGCGCTGGGCGGCGCTTCGGGCGGGTATGTGGCGGCTCGCGCGGAGATCGTCGCGCTGCTGCGCCAGCGTTCACGCCCCTACCTGTTCTCCAACAGCCTGGCCCCGGTGATCACGGCGGCCTCCCTGAAGGTCCTCGACCTGCTGGAGTCCGCCGGTGACCTGCGGGAGAAGCTGGACGCCAACACCGAGCTGTTCCGCCGCCGGATGACCGAACAGGGCTTCGAGATCCTCCCGGGCTCGCACGCGATCGTGCCCGTCATGATCGGCGACGCGGCCGAGGCTGCCCGGATGGCCGAGCTGCTCCTGGAGCGCGGCGTGTACGTGATCGGCTTCTCCTATCCGGTGGTGCCGCAGGGGCAGGCCCGGATCCGGGTGCAGCTCTCCGCGGCGCACTCCACCGAGGACGTCGAGCGGGCGGTTGCCGCGTTTGCCGCATCCCGGGCAGAGCTCACCGGTGCGGCTGGGGGACAATCACTCACGTGA
- a CDS encoding LysR family transcriptional regulator: protein MIEARRLHILRAVADHRTVTAAAAALYLTPSAVSQQLSALEQETGHRLVERGTKGVRLTPAGEILLAHTHRVLAQLERAEAELAAYGSGAAGRVDLASFATGIGLVVAPALARLAGTAPGIRVRVQDAEGDASLPMVLDRETDVAVAVEYRGAPSADDPRLTRVPLYAEPFDAVVPRGHRLAGAERVPLGELAKDTWIGPFPGNPCHDVVVLACENAGFEPAMEHYSDDFSAVVALASAGAGVALVPRSALLGTPASGVAVHPVDDSAPTRRVFAAVRRGAEEHPLISPVLAALTEAAG from the coding sequence GTGATCGAAGCGCGGCGGCTGCACATCCTCCGTGCGGTGGCCGACCATCGCACGGTGACCGCCGCTGCCGCCGCGCTCTATCTGACCCCCTCCGCGGTGTCCCAGCAGCTCAGCGCACTGGAGCAGGAGACCGGCCACCGACTGGTCGAGCGCGGCACCAAGGGGGTACGGCTCACCCCGGCCGGGGAGATCCTCCTCGCGCACACGCATCGGGTGCTGGCCCAGCTGGAGCGCGCCGAGGCGGAACTGGCCGCCTACGGTTCGGGCGCGGCCGGCCGAGTGGACCTGGCCTCCTTCGCCACCGGTATCGGGCTGGTCGTGGCGCCCGCGCTCGCCCGGCTGGCCGGCACGGCGCCGGGCATCCGGGTGCGGGTCCAGGACGCGGAGGGGGACGCCAGCCTGCCGATGGTGCTGGACCGGGAGACGGACGTGGCGGTGGCCGTCGAGTACCGGGGCGCGCCGAGCGCGGACGACCCGCGGCTCACCCGGGTGCCGCTGTACGCGGAACCCTTCGACGCCGTCGTACCGCGCGGGCACCGGCTGGCCGGCGCCGAGCGGGTGCCGCTGGGCGAACTGGCCAAGGACACCTGGATCGGCCCGTTCCCCGGCAACCCGTGCCACGACGTGGTCGTGCTCGCCTGCGAGAACGCGGGCTTCGAACCCGCCATGGAGCACTACTCCGACGACTTCAGCGCGGTCGTGGCGCTGGCCTCCGCCGGGGCCGGGGTGGCCCTGGTGCCGCGGTCGGCACTGCTGGGCACCCCGGCGAGCGGGGTCGCGGTGCATCCGGTGGACGACAGCGCGCCCACCCGGCGGGTGTTCGCCGCCGTACGCCGGGGCGCGGAGGAGCACCCGCTGATCAGCCCGGTACTGGCGGCACTGACCGAAGCGGCGGGGTAG
- a CDS encoding LppX_LprAFG lipoprotein, protein MNGSSRTTRGAVFGSAGLLVGVALLSGCGSGDEGGSKDSDKAGSSDSAQAQSPAEAVQATNEKTTQAETAKIAMTVTTSGGQAQGKKVTGDGVMDLQDGTSKLTLDQGPNTIEQRVVDQVLYQKLPKKAAEQLPDGKTWMKVDLGELQTRGGGNKGLNDPAGSLAYTKSLSEKNVEKLGTEKVGGTKTTHYRVRLDLAKMAKGDAAQQKKLREQLGDEVPMELWIDDKGMTRRQEIELQVQPSGAEGGKKQKVKTVVELSDFGTEVDVQPPPSGKTADMTDQAAKGAKQSS, encoded by the coding sequence ATGAACGGGTCCTCGAGAACCACGCGCGGCGCGGTGTTCGGCTCGGCCGGGCTGCTCGTCGGTGTGGCGCTGCTCAGTGGCTGCGGGAGCGGCGACGAGGGCGGCTCAAAGGACTCGGACAAGGCCGGGTCCTCCGACTCGGCGCAGGCGCAGTCCCCGGCCGAGGCGGTGCAGGCCACCAACGAGAAGACCACCCAGGCCGAGACCGCGAAGATCGCGATGACCGTGACGACCTCCGGGGGCCAGGCCCAGGGGAAGAAGGTCACCGGCGACGGCGTCATGGATCTGCAGGACGGCACCAGCAAGCTGACGCTGGACCAGGGGCCGAACACCATCGAGCAGCGGGTCGTCGATCAGGTCCTCTACCAGAAGCTGCCGAAGAAGGCGGCGGAGCAGCTTCCGGACGGCAAGACCTGGATGAAGGTCGACCTCGGGGAACTGCAGACCCGGGGCGGCGGGAACAAGGGACTCAACGACCCGGCGGGCTCTCTCGCGTACACGAAGTCCCTCTCCGAGAAGAACGTCGAGAAGCTCGGCACGGAGAAGGTCGGCGGGACGAAGACCACGCACTACCGGGTGCGTCTCGACCTCGCCAAGATGGCGAAGGGCGACGCGGCACAGCAGAAGAAGCTGCGCGAGCAGCTCGGCGACGAAGTGCCGATGGAGCTGTGGATCGACGACAAGGGGATGACCCGCCGCCAGGAGATCGAACTGCAGGTGCAGCCCTCCGGCGCCGAGGGCGGCAAGAAGCAGAAGGTCAAGACGGTCGTGGAGCTCTCCGACTTCGGTACCGAGGTGGACGTGCAGCCGCCGCCCTCCGGGAAGACCGCTGATATGACCGACCAGGCGGCCAAGGGGGCGAAGCAGTCCTCCTGA
- a CDS encoding sugar porter family MFS transporter — protein MTEQADGAAASEHHGKAVGISVAAAVGGFLFGFDSSVINGAVDALSDHFRLGAFLSGFVVSIALLGCAVGAWYAGRLADGWGRRKVMLLGSGMFVISSAGSAFAFSVPDLLLWRVIGGLGIGIASVIAPAYISEVAPASGRGALGSLQQLAITIGQLVVLSSNKGLAGAAGGAANDLWWGLPAWRWMFLVGVLPAAVYGVLALLIPESSRYLVLTGRDDQAASVLARVSGERDPRAKITEIRATLRKQHRSSLADIRGTRFGLHPLVWVGIIMAAFQQLVGINAIFYYSTTLWKSVGFSESNSFTTSVITAGVNVVMTVVAMLFIDRAGRRRLLSIGSVGMFCALALTAVAFSHQRGSGDDVSLPSPYGPLALIGANAFVVFFALSWGPIMWVMLAEMFPNRMRAMALAIGTASNWIFNFLVTFSFEPMTRKVGLTWLYGAFATFALLSFVFVRTKLPETKRLELEEMTGETHQRPRRTPSS, from the coding sequence ATGACTGAGCAGGCCGACGGCGCAGCGGCCTCCGAACACCATGGCAAGGCGGTGGGGATCTCCGTCGCCGCCGCGGTCGGCGGCTTCCTCTTCGGCTTCGACTCCTCCGTCATCAACGGCGCCGTCGACGCGCTCTCGGACCACTTCCGGCTGGGCGCCTTCCTGTCCGGATTCGTCGTCTCCATCGCCCTGCTGGGCTGCGCGGTCGGCGCCTGGTACGCGGGGCGGCTCGCGGACGGGTGGGGACGGCGGAAGGTGATGCTGCTCGGCTCGGGCATGTTCGTCATCAGCTCCGCGGGCTCGGCCTTCGCCTTCTCGGTACCCGACCTGCTGCTGTGGCGGGTGATCGGCGGACTGGGCATCGGTATCGCGTCGGTGATCGCGCCCGCCTACATCTCCGAGGTGGCACCCGCCTCCGGGCGCGGCGCGCTCGGCTCGCTCCAGCAACTGGCCATCACCATCGGGCAACTGGTGGTGCTCAGTTCCAACAAGGGGCTGGCCGGCGCCGCCGGTGGCGCCGCGAACGACCTGTGGTGGGGGCTGCCGGCCTGGCGGTGGATGTTCCTGGTCGGCGTCCTCCCGGCCGCCGTCTACGGAGTGCTGGCTCTGCTGATTCCCGAGTCATCGCGCTATCTGGTGCTCACCGGCCGGGATGATCAGGCGGCTTCGGTACTGGCCCGGGTCAGTGGTGAACGCGACCCACGGGCGAAGATCACCGAGATCCGCGCCACCCTGCGCAAACAGCACCGCAGCAGCCTCGCGGACATCCGCGGCACCCGGTTCGGGCTGCATCCGCTGGTCTGGGTGGGCATCATCATGGCCGCCTTCCAGCAACTGGTCGGCATCAACGCGATCTTCTACTACTCGACCACGCTGTGGAAGTCGGTCGGCTTCAGCGAGTCGAACTCCTTCACCACCTCGGTGATCACCGCGGGCGTCAATGTGGTCATGACGGTCGTGGCCATGCTGTTCATCGACCGGGCCGGGCGGCGCAGGCTGCTGAGCATCGGGTCCGTGGGGATGTTCTGCGCCCTGGCGCTGACCGCCGTCGCCTTCTCGCATCAGCGGGGCAGCGGGGACGACGTGTCCCTCCCGTCCCCGTACGGGCCCCTGGCGCTGATCGGTGCCAACGCCTTCGTGGTGTTCTTCGCCCTCTCCTGGGGCCCGATCATGTGGGTGATGCTGGCGGAGATGTTCCCCAACCGGATGCGGGCGATGGCCCTGGCCATCGGTACCGCCTCCAACTGGATCTTCAACTTCCTGGTCACCTTCTCCTTCGAACCCATGACCCGCAAGGTGGGACTGACCTGGCTGTACGGTGCGTTCGCCACCTTCGCGCTGCTGTCCTTCGTCTTCGTCCGCACGAAACTGCCGGAGACCAAGCGCCTCGAGTTGGAGGAGATGACGGGCGAGACCCACCAGCGCCCCCGTCGCACCCCGTCGTCGTAG
- a CDS encoding serine/threonine-protein kinase: MTDQARERLDVPAGYRVGEWELAGRLGAGSWGVVHAAQRAGDGAPAAVKLLPTQLLPPGQRASMAEAVRREARFGLETRHPNLVRIREVRTVHDPERPGLDGATALVMDRAELSLQERLESRGAEAGPLPDAARVLAAVGAGLAHIHERGWVHGDLKPGNVLLGPEGEVWLGDFGLTAELDGTHAYVPPLGSLDHVPPEWWSEREGGSSVLRPTADIWAFGVLAHQVLTGGLHPFPGGTPRARALSAQAYARGGAELRLHNGVPEDWRALITACLAPDHAARSVLGATELAARAREAAPGPGDPDRGPGGPGAGRSRRRLALLVAAVAVVPLAAGAFALLRTGEDPAAAEAGAPSARVSGAVPADSDVPRALRPVITRAALQCSEDEVTPAFLAAMLKAESGFDADARRPGSDEYGIAMWTPSVFKGWARDGDHDGDKSYMSPPDAIAAMSAYVCWLDRQYKKNGMEKELPALMAAGYRTSSRTVVEAGGVPARVRPHVERVRRYLAEYTR; encoded by the coding sequence ATGACTGACCAGGCGCGGGAGCGGCTCGATGTGCCGGCCGGCTACCGGGTGGGGGAGTGGGAGCTGGCCGGTCGGCTCGGCGCGGGCAGTTGGGGCGTCGTCCACGCGGCCCAGCGGGCCGGCGACGGCGCACCGGCCGCTGTGAAGCTCCTGCCGACCCAGTTGCTGCCACCCGGGCAGCGCGCGTCCATGGCCGAGGCGGTGCGCCGCGAGGCGCGCTTCGGCCTGGAGACCCGCCACCCGAACCTGGTGCGGATCCGCGAGGTCCGCACCGTCCACGATCCCGAGCGGCCCGGCCTGGACGGTGCCACGGCCCTCGTCATGGACCGGGCCGAACTCAGCCTTCAGGAGCGGCTGGAGAGCCGTGGGGCGGAGGCCGGCCCGCTGCCGGACGCCGCCCGCGTTCTGGCCGCTGTCGGCGCCGGACTGGCACACATCCACGAGCGTGGCTGGGTGCACGGCGACCTCAAGCCCGGCAACGTGCTGCTGGGGCCGGAGGGCGAGGTGTGGCTGGGCGACTTCGGGCTGACGGCCGAACTCGACGGCACCCACGCCTACGTGCCGCCGCTGGGTTCCCTCGATCACGTACCGCCCGAGTGGTGGTCGGAGCGCGAGGGCGGCAGCAGCGTGCTGCGCCCCACGGCGGACATCTGGGCCTTCGGGGTGCTGGCCCACCAGGTGCTCACCGGCGGGTTGCACCCCTTCCCGGGCGGCACTCCGCGGGCCCGCGCGCTCTCCGCCCAGGCGTACGCACGCGGTGGCGCCGAACTGCGGCTGCACAACGGCGTCCCGGAGGACTGGCGGGCACTGATCACCGCCTGCCTCGCCCCTGACCACGCCGCCCGGTCCGTACTCGGCGCCACCGAACTCGCCGCACGGGCCCGGGAAGCGGCGCCGGGCCCCGGCGATCCGGACCGTGGCCCCGGCGGGCCGGGTGCGGGCCGCTCGCGGCGCCGGCTCGCCCTTCTCGTAGCGGCGGTCGCCGTCGTGCCGCTCGCGGCGGGGGCGTTCGCGCTGCTGCGGACCGGCGAGGACCCGGCAGCAGCCGAGGCCGGTGCCCCCTCGGCGCGGGTCTCCGGGGCCGTCCCCGCGGACTCCGACGTGCCCCGCGCGCTGCGTCCGGTCATCACCAGGGCGGCGCTCCAGTGTTCCGAGGACGAGGTCACCCCCGCCTTCCTCGCGGCCATGCTGAAGGCGGAGAGTGGTTTCGACGCGGATGCCAGGCGGCCCGGGAGTGACGAGTACGGGATCGCCATGTGGACACCGTCGGTCTTCAAGGGGTGGGCCAGGGACGGTGACCACGACGGGGACAAGAGCTACATGTCACCTCCCGACGCCATCGCGGCGATGTCCGCTTACGTGTGCTGGCTGGATCGGCAGTACAAGAAGAACGGCATGGAGAAGGAGCTGCCCGCGCTGATGGCGGCCGGCTACCGCACCAGTTCCCGCACCGTCGTCGAGGCGGGCGGCGTTCCGGCGCGGGTGCGCCCGCACGTGGAGCGCGTCCGGCGGTATCTGGCCGAGTACACCCGCTGA
- a CDS encoding serine/threonine protein kinase produces the protein METVIVQLPDRREGAAGSADRPCLLRLGPGETADFGRGGPGIPVQVALPDPGVSRLAGRITAAEDYWRLSNYSGHVTYVVENMEGAGEHVKVAPGRLGAPVPFEFSRVVLPSRDGEVRFKVFAPEHAYQDGGSGTGAGEPTQSPFALDRTAKYFLVLLALCEPRLRDPSSGALPGVSEILERLRPLESCRELTRSAVNYHIEYLATVKLRLRGEEEGGTGNHHKRAELVALALRFDLVREEHLSLLRPAGQQRAADD, from the coding sequence ATGGAGACGGTCATCGTGCAACTGCCGGACCGGCGGGAAGGTGCCGCCGGGTCCGCCGACCGGCCGTGCCTGCTGCGTCTCGGTCCCGGCGAGACGGCGGACTTCGGCCGCGGCGGTCCGGGCATCCCGGTCCAGGTGGCGCTGCCGGATCCGGGGGTGTCCCGGCTCGCGGGACGGATCACCGCGGCCGAGGACTACTGGCGGCTCTCCAACTACAGCGGGCACGTCACCTACGTGGTGGAGAACATGGAGGGAGCGGGGGAGCATGTGAAGGTCGCGCCCGGCAGACTGGGCGCGCCGGTGCCCTTCGAGTTCTCCCGGGTGGTGCTGCCCTCCCGGGACGGCGAGGTGCGTTTCAAGGTGTTCGCGCCCGAACACGCCTACCAGGACGGGGGCTCCGGAACCGGTGCCGGTGAACCGACGCAGAGCCCCTTCGCGCTGGACCGGACCGCCAAGTACTTTCTGGTGCTGCTCGCCCTGTGCGAACCCCGACTGCGTGACCCCTCCAGCGGTGCCCTGCCCGGCGTCAGCGAGATCCTGGAGCGACTGCGCCCGCTGGAGAGCTGCCGGGAACTGACCCGCTCGGCGGTCAACTACCACATCGAGTACCTGGCGACGGTCAAACTCCGGTTGCGCGGCGAGGAGGAGGGCGGCACCGGCAACCACCACAAGCGCGCCGAACTCGTCGCCCTCGCACTCCGTTTCGACCTGGTGCGCGAGGAGCACCTCTCGCTGCTGCGCCCCGCCGGGCAGCAGCGCGCCGCGGATGACTGA
- a CDS encoding MBL fold metallo-hydrolase, producing MPDQQSAVVPQRPSRRGVLRTGLAAGAVGATGIATASAAGALPGLGATDARPATRRGRPGNSGVRLRWLGIAGWEMTFDGHRVVIDPYLTRQRFTGADGKPDMTRKLEVDHRIIDRVLREHLTAAPEFLLLTHGHWDHLADVPYLLEHPAWRDAEITVLGSETHLHLLTAMGVPGKGRKHRPAVVSGGEVLRHPLQQSGRRSRPDYTVEVVRSLHSQVGGYGFDPYGTLTAPPARPRTLNDLVEGGTLGYQVTVGDRLTVLFLSGTANFAAREVSGARPDVLVLGASGHAAVHDYVERALETLGGPRVIVPSHHDDLVTPLDDPAVHGTVDRAAVDRLRRAAGSGSRVLSPRHLDRFEI from the coding sequence ATGCCGGACCAGCAGTCCGCAGTCGTCCCGCAGCGCCCGAGCCGCCGGGGTGTGCTGCGCACCGGCCTCGCCGCCGGAGCCGTCGGCGCCACGGGGATCGCCACAGCCTCCGCGGCCGGCGCACTCCCCGGCCTCGGGGCGACCGACGCCCGCCCCGCCACCCGCCGCGGCCGCCCCGGGAACAGCGGGGTCCGGCTGCGCTGGCTGGGCATCGCGGGCTGGGAGATGACCTTCGACGGACACCGGGTGGTGATCGATCCCTACCTGACCCGCCAGCGCTTCACGGGCGCCGACGGCAAGCCCGACATGACCAGGAAGCTGGAGGTGGACCACCGCATCATCGACCGGGTGCTGCGCGAACACCTCACCGCGGCACCTGAGTTCCTGCTGCTCACCCACGGCCACTGGGACCACCTCGCCGACGTCCCCTATCTGCTTGAGCACCCGGCCTGGCGGGACGCGGAGATCACCGTGCTCGGCTCGGAGACCCATCTGCACCTGCTCACCGCCATGGGAGTCCCCGGCAAGGGGCGCAAGCACCGGCCCGCGGTGGTCTCCGGCGGTGAGGTGCTGCGCCACCCCCTGCAGCAGTCCGGCAGGCGTTCCCGTCCCGACTACACCGTCGAGGTGGTGCGCAGTCTGCACAGCCAGGTCGGCGGCTACGGCTTCGACCCCTACGGCACCCTGACCGCGCCACCGGCCCGGCCCCGGACCCTGAACGACCTGGTCGAGGGCGGCACGCTCGGCTATCAGGTGACCGTCGGCGACCGGCTGACGGTCTTGTTCCTGAGCGGTACGGCCAACTTCGCGGCCCGAGAGGTCTCCGGCGCCCGGCCCGACGTCCTGGTGCTCGGCGCCAGCGGGCACGCCGCCGTGCACGACTACGTCGAGCGCGCCCTCGAAACACTGGGCGGGCCCCGCGTCATCGTGCCCAGCCACCACGACGACCTGGTCACGCCGCTGGACGACCCCGCGGTGCACGGTACGGTCGACCGGGCCGCCGTCGACCGGCTCCGCAGGGCCGCGGGCTCCGGCAGCCGCGTCCTGTCGCCCCGCCACCTGGACCGGTTCGAAATCTGA